The region TCCGCAACCGGCTCGCCGAAATCTACCTGGCCGAATATTGCCGGCTGACCGGCACGCCACCGCGCCCGATCCTGGCCTGGCTGATGTTCGAGATCGTCCGCCGCCGCCGCGAGCAGGAAAGCGATCCGGCCATCAGGCGCCATCTCAAGCACCTGGCCCGGAGACTCCGCCGGGCGGCGGCGTGACGGGCATATAGCCCTCTCCACCCTTCAGGGGGGAGAGGGTTGGGTGAGGTGGGTTGGTGGCATAAAGCTCGCTTTGGCCCAAGCCACCACCTCACCCTCCCCGTCGCTACGCGCCGGGTCCCCTCCCTCTCCCCCGCAAGCGGCGGAGAGGGCCTTAAGGCGTAGCCGGCGTGCGGCGGCGTTTCAGTTCATAGAACACGGCGCCGAGGATGGTCAGCGCGATCAGGATCAGGCCCAGGGCATTGACCGCCGGGGTGACACCGGTACGCACCTTGGAGGCGATGTAGACGGTCAGGGTCGTGTCGATGCCGCGCACGAACATGGTCGTGTTGTAGTTCTCGAAGGATTGCAGGAAGGCCAGGAACGCCGCCGCGATCAGGCTGGGCGCCAGATAGGGCAGGGTGATCCGCCGGAACACCATGCCCTGGGTGGCGCCGAGGTCGAGCGCCGCCTCTTCCAGGGTGCGGTCGAAGCGCTCCAGCCGGGCCGCGACCATCAGCATGACGTAGCCCGAAATGAAGCTCGCCTGGGCGATGATGGTGAGCAAGGGCCCGCCGCCCACACCGAAGCGCTCGCGCCAGAAGATCAGGGTCGAGATGCCGATGATCACGCCGGGGGTGAGCAGGGGCGAGACCATGATGCCGTACAGCACGGTGCGGGCGCGCTTGTGCACCGATTGCAGGATCAGCGCGGCGGCGACCCCGGTGGGCACGGCCAGGGCGATGACGCCCAAGCCGATGACGATGCTGGACCACAAGGCGTCCCACATCTTGCCGTCGGTGAACAGGGCATCGAACCACTTGGTGGTGAAGTCGACCCAGGGCGTGATGGTGGGGAAGCGGCTGTCGTTGAAGGTCGCCAGCCCCATGATCACCAGGGGCAGGAACAGATAGATCAGGAACACCGCCAGATAGGCGCGCATCACCGGCGAGGAATGGTTGCCGTTCATCGGGTCAGCTCCCCGAGGCTGACCTTGAAGGTCCGCATCATCACGCCGATGAAGCCGATGCACATCAGCAGCAGCAGGAAGGCATAGGCCGCCCCCTGGTTCCAGTTCCCGCCTTCGAAGAACCAGTTGTAGATGATCTCGGTGAACCAGCGGCTGTTGGGCGAGCCCAGCAGGGACGGCACGGCATAGGAGCCGGCGGCCAGCATGAAGACCATGATGCAGCCCGTGGCGATGCCCGGCTTGGCATGGGGCAGGACCACCCGGCGGTGGATCCGGCCCCAGGAGGCGCCCAGGTCTCGCGCCGCCTCGACCTGCGCCGGGTCCAGGCTTTCGATGGCGTTGTAGAGCGGGAAGACCATGAACAGCAGATAGGCATAGACCATGCCGATCATCACGCCGGCGTTGCCGTCGAGGAACCGCACCGGTTCATCGAGAATGCCCAGCCAGACCAGCACGGCATTCAGGGGTCCGGCATAGGCCAGCACGATGTACCAGGCAAAGGTGCGCAGCACCTCGTTGATCCAGAACGGGATCACCAGCACCAGCATCAGCCGCGCGGCCTTCGGCCCCTTGAGCTCGTAGGCGAGGTGGAAGGCGATCGGGTAGCAGACCACCAGGGTGACCAGGGTTACCAGGGCCGAGGCGACGATGGTTTTCACGAAGATGCCGAAGTGGATCGAGTTCGCCCACAGCGTCTCGTAATTGCTCAGCGTGTAGACATCTTTCTCGGTGCCGATCTCGCTGGGCAGCAGATTGGGCTTGAACGAGAAATCGATCATCAGGATCTGCGGCAGGACGACCTGCATGACGATCCAGAACGCCACGATCAGCAGCATCAGCCCGCCCAGGGGCCAGCCATGCCGCTTGAACAGCATGGTCATGTCAGGCCTCCGCCGGCAGGGCGACCGCGTCCTCGACCCGGAACGAGACGGTGA is a window of Oleomonas cavernae DNA encoding:
- a CDS encoding ABC transporter permease, translated to MTMLFKRHGWPLGGLMLLIVAFWIVMQVVLPQILMIDFSFKPNLLPSEIGTEKDVYTLSNYETLWANSIHFGIFVKTIVASALVTLVTLVVCYPIAFHLAYELKGPKAARLMLVLVIPFWINEVLRTFAWYIVLAYAGPLNAVLVWLGILDEPVRFLDGNAGVMIGMVYAYLLFMVFPLYNAIESLDPAQVEAARDLGASWGRIHRRVVLPHAKPGIATGCIMVFMLAAGSYAVPSLLGSPNSRWFTEIIYNWFFEGGNWNQGAAYAFLLLLMCIGFIGVMMRTFKVSLGELTR
- a CDS encoding ABC transporter permease — translated: MNGNHSSPVMRAYLAVFLIYLFLPLVIMGLATFNDSRFPTITPWVDFTTKWFDALFTDGKMWDALWSSIVIGLGVIALAVPTGVAAALILQSVHKRARTVLYGIMVSPLLTPGVIIGISTLIFWRERFGVGGGPLLTIIAQASFISGYVMLMVAARLERFDRTLEEAALDLGATQGMVFRRITLPYLAPSLIAAAFLAFLQSFENYNTTMFVRGIDTTLTVYIASKVRTGVTPAVNALGLILIALTILGAVFYELKRRRTPATP